A section of the Ananas comosus cultivar F153 unplaced genomic scaffold, ASM154086v1, whole genome shotgun sequence genome encodes:
- the LOC109705819 gene encoding uncharacterized protein LOC109705819 isoform X1, with product MGSLMAGWASPVQDERKVQARRNRSLTKEEIEAFRRSQKKGEDEDFEVQPTSPTFGSPNKSQLVSSEAIAMKKPSALLNQLEKTRPPSTQLSRPLRTVKLPETPRAACSGPSSPHAQSAESPRGEQEQETIGSKPDKTGDWWTRSNWAFLNEPPRDELAPSAHNYTAQFDVANLTTAKKLVA from the exons ATGGGTTCCCTGATGGCTGGTTGGGCTTCGCCTGTTCAAGATGAGCGTAAAg TTCAAGCTCGGAGGAACAGATCGCTCACAAAGGAAGAGATCGAAGCTTTCCGGCGGTCGCAGAAGAAAGGCGAGGATGAGGATTTTGAGGTGCAACCGACCTCTCCCACTTTTGGATCTCCCAACAAGTCTCAGCTG GTGAGTTCGGAGGCTATTGCGATGAAGAAGCCGTCGGCGTTGTTGAATCAGCTGGAGAAGACGAGGCCACCGTCTACGCAGCTGAGTCGTCCGCTTCGCACAGTCAAGTTGCCGGAAACCCCGCGTGCTGCATGCAGTGGGCCCTCTTCTCCGCACGCCCAGTCTGCAGAATCCCCCAGGGGGGAGCAGGAACAGGAGACGATCGGATCCAAACCCGACAAGACCGGCGATTG GTGGACGAGGAGCAATTGGGCTTTTCTGAATGAGCCTCCGCGTGATGAGCTGGCGCCCTCGGCTCACAACTACACCGCACAGTTTGATGTCGCCAACCTTACCACCGCCAAGAAATTGGTGGCCTGA
- the LOC109705819 gene encoding uncharacterized protein LOC109705819 isoform X3: MGSLMAGWASPVQDERKVQARRNRSLTKEEIEAFRRSQKKGEFGGYCDEEAVGVVESAGEDEATVYAAESSASHSQVAGNPACCMQWALFSARPVCRIPQGGAGTGDDRIQTRQDRRLVDEEQLGFSE, encoded by the exons ATGGGTTCCCTGATGGCTGGTTGGGCTTCGCCTGTTCAAGATGAGCGTAAAg TTCAAGCTCGGAGGAACAGATCGCTCACAAAGGAAGAGATCGAAGCTTTCCGGCGGTCGCAGAAGAAAG GTGAGTTCGGAGGCTATTGCGATGAAGAAGCCGTCGGCGTTGTTGAATCAGCTGGAGAAGACGAGGCCACCGTCTACGCAGCTGAGTCGTCCGCTTCGCACAGTCAAGTTGCCGGAAACCCCGCGTGCTGCATGCAGTGGGCCCTCTTCTCCGCACGCCCAGTCTGCAGAATCCCCCAGGGGGGAGCAGGAACAGGAGACGATCGGATCCAAACCCGACAAGACCGGCGATTG GTGGACGAGGAGCAATTGGGCTTTTCTGAATGA
- the LOC109705819 gene encoding uncharacterized protein LOC109705819 isoform X2, giving the protein MGSLMAGWASPVQDERKVQARRNRSLTKEEIEAFRRSQKKGEDEDFEVSSEAIAMKKPSALLNQLEKTRPPSTQLSRPLRTVKLPETPRAACSGPSSPHAQSAESPRGEQEQETIGSKPDKTGDWWTRSNWAFLNEPPRDELAPSAHNYTAQFDVANLTTAKKLVA; this is encoded by the exons ATGGGTTCCCTGATGGCTGGTTGGGCTTCGCCTGTTCAAGATGAGCGTAAAg TTCAAGCTCGGAGGAACAGATCGCTCACAAAGGAAGAGATCGAAGCTTTCCGGCGGTCGCAGAAGAAAGGCGAGGATGAGGATTTTGAG GTGAGTTCGGAGGCTATTGCGATGAAGAAGCCGTCGGCGTTGTTGAATCAGCTGGAGAAGACGAGGCCACCGTCTACGCAGCTGAGTCGTCCGCTTCGCACAGTCAAGTTGCCGGAAACCCCGCGTGCTGCATGCAGTGGGCCCTCTTCTCCGCACGCCCAGTCTGCAGAATCCCCCAGGGGGGAGCAGGAACAGGAGACGATCGGATCCAAACCCGACAAGACCGGCGATTG GTGGACGAGGAGCAATTGGGCTTTTCTGAATGAGCCTCCGCGTGATGAGCTGGCGCCCTCGGCTCACAACTACACCGCACAGTTTGATGTCGCCAACCTTACCACCGCCAAGAAATTGGTGGCCTGA